The Prochlorococcus sp. MIT 0603 DNA window TTAAATTTTTAAGAAATTTTGGTTTTTTGCAGATATGAGCGAGTCAACAGTAGAAAACCAACGCAAACCATCAATTGTCATTCTTGATTTTGGCTCTCAATATTCTGAGTTAATTGCAAGAAGGATTAGAGAGACGGAAGTCTTTTCGACAGTTTTAAGTTACAACACTCCAGCTGAGAAATTACGTGAATTAGCTCCAAAGGGAATAATTCTCAGTGGTGGACCTAGTTCAGTTTATGAAGCAAATGCTCCTCTTCCTGATTTGGGGATTTGGGATTTAGAGATCCCTGTTTTAGGTGTTTGCTATGGAATGCAAGTTATGGTTAAGCAATTAGGTGGTCTTGTAGGTGTTGCTATTGGTAAAGCTGAATATGGGAAAGCACCTTTAGAGGTTGATGATCCAACTGCATTGTTAACTAATGTCGAGAATGGTTCGACTATGTGGATGAGTCATGGGGATTCTGTTCAACAACTTCCTGATGACTTTGTGCGTTTAGCACACACTGCAAATACTCCAGATGCTGCTATTGCCTTACATAGAAGGGGCTTTTATGGCGTGCAATTTCATCCTGAAGTGGTTCATTCCACAGATGGGATGATAATGATCAGGAATTTTGTATATAATATTTGTTCTTGTCAGCCTGATTGGACTACTAAAACTTTTATTGATGAAGCAATTAGTCATGTCCAAAAGAAAGTTGGTAATAAAAGGGTTTTATTGGCTTTGTCAGGTGGAGTAGATTCATCAACTTTGGCATTTCTTTTGAAAAAGGCTATTGGGAATCAATTGACATGTATGTTTATTGACCAAGGTTTTATGCGTAAAGGTGAGCCAGAGTTTTTAATGGAATTCTTTGACAAAAAGTTTCATATAAATGTTCAATATATTAATGCTAGAGAGCGTTTTCTTACCAAGTTGAAAGGAGTCAGTGATCCTGAAACCAAGAGGAAGATCATAGGGACAGAATTTATACGTGTTTTTGAAGAAGAGAGTTTGCGTTTGGGACCATTTGATTACCTTGCACAAGGCACGCTTTACCCTGATGTTATAGAAAGTTCTGGAACAAATATAGACCCTAAAACAGGCGAAAGAATTGCAGTGAAGATTAAAAGCCATCACAATGTTGGTGGTTTACCTAAAGATTTGCAGTTTAAATTGGTCGAACCATTAAGGTCCTTGTTTAAAGATGAGGTAAGGAAAGTTGGGAGAACTTTGGGTTTACCAGAAGAGATTGTTCGTCGCCATCCTTTCCCAGGACCTGGCTTGGCTATTCGAATTCTTGGTGATGTAACAAATGAAAAATTAAATTGTCTTCGTGATGCAGATTTAATTGTTAGGGAAGAAATAGCTCAAGCTGGGTTATACCATGATATTTGGCAAGCATTTGCTGTTTTATTGCCAGTGCGATCAGTTGGTGTAATGGGTGATCAGCGAACATATGCTTGGCCCATTGTTTTGAGATGTGTATCGAGTGAAGATGGTATGACGGCGGATTGGTCTCGTTTGCCACATGATTTATTAGAAAAAATTTCCAATCGAATTGTAAATGAGGTTGCAGGAGTTAATCGCGTGGTTTTAGATATTACTAGCAAGCCTCCTGGTACGATTGAGTGGGAATAACAATGACTACTGAAATGTAGTTATACACTAAAAATAGGTATACTCACGCCATAGAAAAAGTAAAATTAGTCAACAATAATTGCAAGTTTTGTGATTAACGATTTTCATAGCTTGTAAATAGATTAGCTTTTGCAAGCACTATGATGATTATTAAAAGAATATTGAATGGGCGTAAATCATATTTTTTCTATGTAGTTTTGACTAGACACTGTTTGATTTGTCTAAGCTCTTCAAAAGGAAGTTCCTAAGAAATAAAGGTTTTATCAGGTTGTTTTACTTAAAGATTCATACCATTTAGATATGTAGTTTATTGTTGTGGGCTGGTAAAAAATAAGATTTTAGCTAGTCTAAATTAACAGCTTATAAATACATTGACAGTAGCTAATCAGTCGGAATTAAGTGTTGATCGTAGACTTCAACATGACAGCATTAAATTAGCCGGTAAAACCATCTTCCTTAATCCTTTTCTATATTGGAGACGGTTTGATACTAATACAGACCGTTGGTTAAGAGAGCCTGGCCAAATTGGTGAAGATCAAATTACTTTGAATCGAACTCGTTTTTATCCGGAGATTGATTGGAATTTTTTAGATGAGGATCAAAGGCTTATTAAGGATGCATCAGTAGAAATGTTTTTGAAAAGTCTTGAGTTGATAAGCACTTTTCATCCAGACTTAACTTCTGGACAGTTGCTTGAAATCGAGCGTAAGATGGCAGTTACGAAAAAACGTGCGTTTGAAAAGTGGGTAACCAACTCTTTCAAACGGCGATCAAATCTTGAGTTAAAAGAAAGAAAACGTTTTGCTAGAGAGCGTTTTTATAGGGAGTGGAAAGAGTGGCTTTCTATAGATACAACCCAAAAAGCCCTTTTTCCTTTCGTTGTAGTTTGTTGTCTTTCTGTCTTTGGAGGTTGGTCATTAGGTTTTTCTAGCAATAGTTGTACTCCATATTTTTCTTCGCCTAATAACTCTGGAATTAAATAACTTTTATTTATGTCAGGTTTTCAACTAAAAGATATTCATTTTATGTTGATGGATAATGTGCTGCCTGTGGGACTCGCACTTACAAATCGAGTACAGAAAGCAGGACCGACAAAAGTTGTTCAAGATTTTATCTCTTCTAATTATTCATTAGATCAGCTTCGTGAAGAAGGCTCTTTTTCATCTAAATTAGTTAGAGAAAAGCTTGATGAATTATATCCTGGTTTAGGTAACCCAGTTGTTGATATCGAAGTATCTGTGAACCCTCAAGAAGTCTCTGAAGAAGTGAATTCTACGGATCAAGATTCTCTGGTATACATTTTAAATAGAATAGATAAAAGGCTTAATTTAATTAGTTCTTATTTAGATAAACCAGTTGACTGAATTGAAAAAGATTAGAAATTATCCTAGTGAATTTAAAGCATCGTAAATTCAATTATAAAACAAATCAGAGTAATATTTTACTCCTATTGATAATATTTTTATTTTCTTCTATTACAGGAAGACTTTTTTGGTTGCAAATAATTAGAGGATCATTTTATAGAAAACTTTCAGATGAGAATCGTATACGATTAGTATCTAATCCACCAATTAGAGGAAAGATAATTAGTGCCAATGGTCGTTTATTGGCTGATAATAAATTAAGGTTTAATTTGATATTGCAACCTCATTTAGTTGATAAAATAAAATTGCCTATCCTATTAAGTAGATTATCTAATTTGCTTAAAGTTGATTTAGAAGATCTCGAATATTCTTATAAACAAGGAATATTAAATAATCAGTTCAGCATTAATTTATTATATGATTTATCTAATATACAAGTTTTGAAGTTTAAGGAGCTTGCGAGCACTTTTGTTGGAGCCCAAATTCAAACAGAATCAGTGCGTTATTACCCTAATAAAAATTGGGCCTCTCACGTTCTTGGTTATACACAATCAATTAATCTTGATGAATATCGTAGGCTTTATAAACAGGGATATAAAATGAATGATGTTATAGGCAGAATTGGTTTAGAAGCAGCTTTTGAAAAACATTTACGGGGTAAATGGGGTGGGGAAATGTTAGAAGTCAATGCTTCTGGAAAGATTCAACGAAGTCTTGGTTTTGAATCTCCTAAGGCAGGGAATGATTTACAAGTAACACTAGATTTTGATCTACAGAATATTGCTGAAGATGTCTTAGCAGATAAAGTTGCTGGCGCAATCGTTGCATTAGATCCTAATACTGGTGCTATTAAAGCTATGGCTAGTAAGCCAGGTTTTGACCCTAATTTTTTCACAAGATCTCTTCGAACAGAAAAGGAATATAAGGAAATATTTTTATCCAATAATTCACCATTATTCAGTCGAGCATTAAATGCTTATGATCCTGGAAGTACTTGGAAAATTGTCACAGGTATGGCTGGTATGGAGACTGGTAAGTTTCCACCTAACATAATTTTAAAAACAGCTTCCTGTATAAAGTACGGAGGTCATTGCTTCCCTGAGCATAATCGTAAAGGATGGGGAGCAATAGGTTATGAGGATGCTTTTAGGGTTTCAAGTAATACTTTTTTTTATCAGGTAGGTGTTGGGGTTGGTATTGATGAATTATATAAAGTTGCTATCCAATTAGGCTTTAATAAGCATACAGGCGTTGAGATTGGAGCAGAGGAGAGTAAAGGGTTTGTTGGGAATAAGGAGTGGGCATCTAGGGGGAGAGGCTGGGGTCGACCAGGCTCGACACCATGGATACCTGAAGATATTGCAAGTGCATCGATAGGACAGGCAGTAGTACAGGTTACACCTTTGCAATTAGCCCGAGCCTATGCTGTTTTTGCTAATGGAGGTTATTTAATTACTCCTCATTTTGTTGACGGTGATATTGATTGGATGTCTTCTCGTTATCGAACAAAGGTAGATATTAAAGCTAGTACTTTGGAGACAATAAGAGAAGGGCTTAGAAGAGTTGTAGATTCTGGCACGGGTAGAAATTTAACATGGAATCTACCAACTTTGCCTCCAGCTGCAGGAAAAACAGGAACGGCTGAGGATAGTACTGGTGGACAAGACCATGCTTGGTTTGCATGCTTTGCACCCTTTGAATCAAGTGAAATTGTTATTGTTGCTTTTGCTCAAAATACACCTGGTGGAGGTTCAGTTCATGCTCTTCCCATGGCTCAAAAAATTCTACAAAAATGGCATGAGAAATATACTAGTAATTAGTTGTTTAGTTCAAATGTTAAGCAACTTCTAAACTTCTTTCTTGTTCAGATAACTTGCTTTCCAAAATCTGTTTTGCTTCTATTAATGAACAAATTGACGTTCTAAACGGGAGCAAGACAAGCGGACTTTTCTCCGGCCTAATCAACCAACTTTTGTTGAGTTGTTCTATTAAAACAAAACCTCTATAGCGAATTACAGACTTTGATGTAGAAAAAATCCTCATTTGATTTTTAAAGGGTAAAACTGCCATGTTGCTATTTTAAACTATATATAGTGTACCAAGGCATAAGATCGATTTTTGTCTCCTTTAACGAGAAAAAAATATTGACGAGAAACCATTGCACTGCAACATAACTGCATGATTCTTCATGTAATCAGGTTTTCCCTTGGAAAGTTTTAAATTTTTAATGACTCTATATATAGTGAGTTCTAAGGAGAGACTTGCTTTTAAATATTCAAAGGATTCATTGCTAGTAATCTTTGTAAAATATCTTTGATTGATTCATCTTTTGCTGGGTTGCTCTTATTACTAGCTAATTGCCGTCCAACTACTTGTGCACCAAGGTGAGTGAGTTGTATACGCATTGATATCAGTAATTCCATGCAACCTCCTCCAGAAAAGCTGGCCATTGCAATAGGACGTCCATTGAATAATTTACGAAAATCTTTGTCTTGTACTGACAGCCAAGCAATCGCGTTAGTTAAAACGGGTGGGATAGAACCATTGTATTCAGGCGCACAAACAACCCAGTGGCTTTTTGAGAGCATGTGAGAGTTAAGTTTATCTATGTCTGATGGAATACATGAATTGTTTTGTGTTTTTGGAGTAAAAATAGGGATATCAAGGGTTGTAAGGTCAATTATTTCAGGGTTTTTCACTATTTCTTTCCCAATAGCAGCAAACTGTTTTGCTAACTTTAGATTTTCGCCATCACTAGCAGTAATGATCAGTAAGCTTTTTGTAGAGGCCATCGAATGGTTGGGAATCATACCTTTACTTATATTTATCAGAATTCATGCTTAATAATTTGCTCCTGTACGACGATGATGTACAGCTGTAACCCCACTTTTATCTAAAACTTTGCCATATATAACTTCTGCATATATTAGCCAATGATCCCCACATTCCATACGTTGCTTGACACAACATTCAAGCCATGCCAATGCTTCTGGTAGTATTGGTTGATTACCTGGGGTTCTCAGTAGATCAAGGCCTGATAAACGATTTGCTCCTGGTAAAAAAGGTTGAAGAAATTGTTTAAGTAGTTTTTGGTGATTACTCTGATTAAGGATATTTAAGGCAAAAAGGTCTTCAATATGCAGAAGAGATTCTACAGCCCTGTCTTTGGCTACAGCAATTGTGATTCCAGGGGGTGAAAAACTTGCTTGGCTAATCCAGCTTGCAACCATTGCACTATTTATATCACTCTCCTCCCCCGTTTTTTGTGCTGTTAATACAGATAATGATCCAACCACTTTTCCTAATGCTAATAACGCAGGATCGCTTTTGCTGATATTAATACCTCCTGTTAATCGACGTTCTTGCCTATTTTTTTCTTTAATTAGTTGTCGCCCAAATTTTGTTCCTGTTTCCTCTAATGTTTTTAACATCTCAGCATTAGGGCTGAATTTAATTTTGATAGGATTGAAACCAAACTCAAAGCCACCATCAAGTAATTTTTTTTCTAATAGATCTATAGCTTCTCCACTCCATCCATAACTACCAAATATACCAACAGGCTTCTTTCTATCTCCTTCGGAAAGAAGAGTGCCAAGAGCAGAGATAATAGGAGTTGGTGCATGCCCACCTAGAGTTGGCGATCCAATGAGATACCCTTCAGCTTCTTGTATAGCAGTTAATAATTCATTAGTTGAGGTGAATTCACAATTCA harbors:
- the guaA gene encoding glutamine-hydrolyzing GMP synthase, with product MSESTVENQRKPSIVILDFGSQYSELIARRIRETEVFSTVLSYNTPAEKLRELAPKGIILSGGPSSVYEANAPLPDLGIWDLEIPVLGVCYGMQVMVKQLGGLVGVAIGKAEYGKAPLEVDDPTALLTNVENGSTMWMSHGDSVQQLPDDFVRLAHTANTPDAAIALHRRGFYGVQFHPEVVHSTDGMIMIRNFVYNICSCQPDWTTKTFIDEAISHVQKKVGNKRVLLALSGGVDSSTLAFLLKKAIGNQLTCMFIDQGFMRKGEPEFLMEFFDKKFHINVQYINARERFLTKLKGVSDPETKRKIIGTEFIRVFEEESLRLGPFDYLAQGTLYPDVIESSGTNIDPKTGERIAVKIKSHHNVGGLPKDLQFKLVEPLRSLFKDEVRKVGRTLGLPEEIVRRHPFPGPGLAIRILGDVTNEKLNCLRDADLIVREEIAQAGLYHDIWQAFAVLLPVRSVGVMGDQRTYAWPIVLRCVSSEDGMTADWSRLPHDLLEKISNRIVNEVAGVNRVVLDITSKPPGTIEWE
- the mrdA gene encoding penicillin-binding protein 2; translated protein: MNLKHRKFNYKTNQSNILLLLIIFLFSSITGRLFWLQIIRGSFYRKLSDENRIRLVSNPPIRGKIISANGRLLADNKLRFNLILQPHLVDKIKLPILLSRLSNLLKVDLEDLEYSYKQGILNNQFSINLLYDLSNIQVLKFKELASTFVGAQIQTESVRYYPNKNWASHVLGYTQSINLDEYRRLYKQGYKMNDVIGRIGLEAAFEKHLRGKWGGEMLEVNASGKIQRSLGFESPKAGNDLQVTLDFDLQNIAEDVLADKVAGAIVALDPNTGAIKAMASKPGFDPNFFTRSLRTEKEYKEIFLSNNSPLFSRALNAYDPGSTWKIVTGMAGMETGKFPPNIILKTASCIKYGGHCFPEHNRKGWGAIGYEDAFRVSSNTFFYQVGVGVGIDELYKVAIQLGFNKHTGVEIGAEESKGFVGNKEWASRGRGWGRPGSTPWIPEDIASASIGQAVVQVTPLQLARAYAVFANGGYLITPHFVDGDIDWMSSRYRTKVDIKASTLETIREGLRRVVDSGTGRNLTWNLPTLPPAAGKTGTAEDSTGGQDHAWFACFAPFESSEIVIVAFAQNTPGGGSVHALPMAQKILQKWHEKYTSN
- a CDS encoding NAD(P)H-dependent oxidoreductase, with the protein product MIPNHSMASTKSLLIITASDGENLKLAKQFAAIGKEIVKNPEIIDLTTLDIPIFTPKTQNNSCIPSDIDKLNSHMLSKSHWVVCAPEYNGSIPPVLTNAIAWLSVQDKDFRKLFNGRPIAMASFSGGGCMELLISMRIQLTHLGAQVVGRQLASNKSNPAKDESIKDILQRLLAMNPLNI